The sequence cttaccattattatggaTGTAGCATTTTGATCCGAAAGCGtgaaaatatgaaatgttaggctttctccctctccataattcatatggagttttcttgagaatgggccttattgatacacgattgatgatgtaacaggcagtgttcattgcttcagcccaaaatattttggtagagaatgctcacatatcatggtcctcgaaATCTCCACAAGTATCCTATTTTTCCTATCAACGATCCTGTTTTGTTGAGGAGGCCTagaacaagaaaaattgtgatcgatgcctttttcttcacaaaaatttgtaaaactctcattttgaaattcagttccgtggtcactacggatctgttttattgaaagatttttctaattctcaacacgtttaacaaaagttttaaaataatcaaaggcatcatttttgtgggctaaaaacaatgtccacataaaatgtgagaaatcatccacaatgaaaaaatgcataaagctttcctcctaagCTAGCGTTCCtcaagggaccacatagatctaggtggagaagttcaaggggcatagaagtagatacaaattttttgcttttaaaagatttttttgtgtgttttccaagctgacatgcatcacaaacagaatctaattttaaattaagtttttGCATACCGAAAACTAAATCAAGtgtaaaaagtttttctatggtactaggaccaacatgacctaatcgtctatgccaaagaatgttatcatcaacattcaaggatacaagacttttaatatttgttaaagataaattatttaaagaaaccttataaacattttcacttctatatcctttgaaatttatggatttgttagtcgtgagtgatatagtttagtgttggggagtgaatttgacttcataacctctatcacacaattgacttatgcttagtagattatgcttaagtcctttcactaggagtacatcatcaatcaagcaggatttagatatacctattgagtcAATTCCTTCGAttactcctttgttgttgtctccaaaggtgacagttcccttctcctttggtttgaccgattggaGTAGCTTTTTGTTCCCCTTgttatgtctagaacatccactgtctagatactaTATGCTAGGTAGGACATTTTTCCTATTTTcctgcaagaattgattttggtaccgtttagttcttttgggtccacaatgttagaaaagagagatacaaaatggaTTTCTAAGAGTTtagtctctcatagcgacatcatcgacactttctaagagtgctcccagtagttagtagggctatggcctctttaaaaacctatttccttggacagagcagcgttcatcgggaagaccagtcgcaagtcaaggcagtttaaaccggtctatgatgaactcccttagatcatgttcTCATAATaccgactgatgagttgttaagtactcttaggcctccatttcatatagctctttttatcatattgatatttcaaagatctacatttatgtctagcatgacATATTTTACAGcagtaagagcatgtagggggtgatctcattttagatttagcaataaggctagcaaagtctatagatttcttaccataccctattccacccttatcaaagctacatttctgcatgcttagtaaattattcagtttattactactaacattaaatttatcaaatgatttttataagtgagctatgtcatcctttaaccttaggttttcatgctccttatattctaattcatttttgaggtttctattttcctttctaagtgatttagtcATGTCAAACATAAGCTTATAGGCATGTATTAACTCATCGTAGGAAGGTATCTCATCATCGTcatcggagacgatgtcatcatcgCTAGCCATGAGACAGATGTTGGtttcctcctcgtcatcatcaTTGTCGCTCCAAGTTGCTATTAGGGCTTTCTTCTTGCCTTTGTCAACCTTCTTCTTAAggggacactcatttgcatagtggccttactgttgacagttgtagcatgtaACTTCCTTGTCTGACTTCTTctctttcttgaatttgtttcctcgcatgaatcgtTTGAATTTTCCCTCGAAGAAggccatatcatcatcttcttcttcaacttgggtggataaggcaatcccctttgccttgatcttctcatactccttctttgattctttCCTTGTGGATACTTCCAACTCATGgttttttagggtcccatggagttgatcaagatcataggatgtggtgtcgcctttgttggactcaatgatggccgttctcttggcatcccactccttgggtagggcGCGTAAAGCTCTTCTCCAAACTTTTTTGgatggatattgttctccaagttgggctagctcattaaTGATTTGATAAAGCCTCCGGAACATTGTATCTACATCTTCATTGGgatccatctcaaatgtctcgtatttgagttgtagaagATCGATCTTTGTCTCTTTGACTTGGTTGGTTCCCTCGTGGCATATCTCTAATTTGTTCCAAATCTCTTTTGTGGAGGAGCAtattgagatccggttgtactcattcatatctagagaaaaatgcaaaatattcatagctttagcattttgagaaattaatttcatatcctcctttgaaAAGTCATCAATTCCCTTAGGAATGTTAACCCCTTCAACCTATTTCATAGGTATATAGGGACCTTCCACTGTTACTTTCCAAAattcatagtctacggattggatatatagggacatttgatttttccaatatccgtagtttatgccgttgaaaagaggaaAAAGATTGGTCGATTGCCCTTGAGTGTAATCGCTTGCTAGATTTTTCATAGagactttttgaaaatatttaataaaaaggtggctctgataccacttgttagaacttaatgggggggatttaggttctattgaaaactttagaaatttaaagcgattatgcaaatacgcaggcggaagacttaaagcaatcaaatataaatgcggtaaataaatgcgtagagtaaataaagcagtaaaagggataagagatgtttatggaagttcgacgataaattgtctacgtctccccttcttggttaagatcgattaatcaAGGTTCTGCTAGCACTTTGaatgtcttggccttgatggctccaaggatagccgtacaactcaacacgatcatcgtgccgatacaactcgatacacttggccttaagggctccaagaaTATCCTCAACAATAgcacaatacacttggcttcacactcaagtgtttacaatgatcgcacaaccaactcacaaatgatttttacaaacaactcttgatTTTTGAGCGATTATATCGAATAACTCTTGATATAATACTTTGAATGAGAGGTTATTCTTGCAagagatgagagtgaattgggATATCTCAAATGGCTTTGaatgacctctatttatagttgcaaAATCAAGCAGGTTTGGATCCTTCGAACTGGTCTTTGGGTCCTCCGAACTTCACtgattgattttcaaatttttgcgGCGGTTgcactgttcggatggtccgaacaggTCTTCGGGTTGTCCGAATggctgcattaaattcattccggcaAATTTCTTTTGACAAAATCTTCAGTCACCGTAAAGGAGTTTGGgtcctccgatcctgacttcggagcgcCTGAACTATGACTTTCGTGCCATCCGAGAGTGCCTccgagaaatatttaatttcaaaaaaactTCGAGCCATCCGAACtagcttcggatcgtccgaacaggTCTTTCTTGGCCTCCGAGCTTGTCATCCGATCATATTAAATTCTTGAATAatcttcggatggtccgaaccatCTTCGGATCGTCGGAACATAGGAAAATTCGAACATTTCAAATTTtatctccaatttttttttatcagttcttgcttccaatattgtccatacacaaaaatattattatctgcaaatttctcactttaaactgttagtaataattaaccgagttttctaatcatcaaaacacaatattttgagactttttaatgcattaaaaatatttaatctcaTTACACGAGATTTGTCTGCATTTAAGGTGTAACACGTAGGTTTTCCACATGGTTCCGAAATGAGGTTCTAGCATATCAACCCAAGTAACGCATTCAGCAGTGAAACAAGGCCAAGATTTGAATTTTGCAGCCTTGGAAGGTGGTTGTAAGGAACGAGACAGAAACAATGAGGTCTTAGAAAGACAAGCAAGAGGGAAGAGATCTTTAAACACTTGCTCAAGTAGAGGAACCTCTACATACGGAGGGTGGATCACAACTACAGTGGCTAGAACTTCAGTGAACTCGGACTTGTCAGCATATAGATTCAGGGGTCTAGAATCATATCACGCAATAATTTTTCTTGCTCAAATGAAAGCGTTGCAAATGAAAGAAATGTGAGATCGCACTTACCTGATAACTTCTAGGGTTTCTGAGACAGGAAAAGAACTGCTCAAAAGAACAGAAGCCATGGATGAAATGGTGGATAAAATACACAAAACACCAACGAGAAGAAGGTAAATGAgaattttttgttcactcttcgTTATGTTTTACAAGTTTTCTTAAAGAACTTGAGTAAAGAAAGGAGCAGGACGAGGGAACCATACTTGAGAAATATCAAAAGCAACTTCGGAGAAAACTTCACAAGTCGGCGGTATGCAAAAACCAAAAGAAGATGAAGGGTGAGCAGAGAGAAATTATGCAAAAAAGAGGAGAAATGATGGCAAGAGTTTTGATTGATGGGGTTGAAGTCGGCCAATTTCTTGGGAACGTGAAGGGCGGAAGCTGTGGCAACCCGAATTCTATTTTACATGTTAGCAaatggcatataattttaaaaaagtgGCAAAAAGTGATTAATGagtcattatttggtgaaaataagtgtaaAATCAGCTTCGGAATGTCCGAAAATGGAAGAGAGGGTCCTGGTAGTCTCGGATAGTACGAAAGCAGCCAAACTAGTTCGGAAGGAGCGAAGCAGTTCGGAGTTTCCGAACACAGTAGGAACCAGGTGTCAAGGTGTATTGGACAAGTTgcagtttggagcttccgatcccagtTTGGAGTTTCCGAACTCACTTGCAGCCTGAGGTGTCAAAATGCTCTCTACACGTGGAAATCATGcacagatcggagcttccgaatccAGATCAGATCTTCCGATCcatggcctataaataggtgtCCAAACCTCATTTTCAAGAGCAAAttcagaggattttcgaaatattGGTCTATAATTGAGTGCTTTGGGTTATATTCTCGAGGGTCGGGCACTAGCGAGGTGCTATGGGGCTTATAGCGGAGCTGTGCTTGGGTCAGTGCCTTCGATATAagcgggctgatgacggacgcagATATAAGTCTAGACTCTTAATAGCTAGTAGGAGTAGGTATTATTATAGTTAAGGATTGTACACCAGTGTTAGTAATATGGTATTATCTTggcttgtaggcttggactGTAGATACTTATACATCTAGGACAGTGATTGtggtatgtaagtactgactgagatatccaaCGAGTACGCATGCTTATGTTTTGCATATTATGTgccatgatacatgttttactacttttatgtattatgttgcACATGCATATTCATGTTCAGCCGAGTCTCCTTCGAAATAGCCTTTGTaatagggtcgctcagccctgtatTCTTTGTTACTGTCTGACATCGGGAGACGCCATGATGATGGGTACTGACACTACGATGGATCAGAGGGGTGTGTGGAGGTACCCAGCGGAGTTGATCCCAGATGGTACTACATACTCATCGGCGCCCAAACTGAACAGATATCGTGTTAGCCAGTACccagtcatttgcatgcatcataataggtttgtatactcgtgCTTAATGTTTTGAgtgtagtcgctcacgtccatgttgttgtattttttggacaTCCCATTCGAAGGGACAGGTATGCAGGTGGACCAGGAGCGAGATCAGTGGTTAGTCGGTAACCAAAACTTGGTAGCAAGGGTCGCCGGTGGTTTCTATGTTAAGCTTATATTTGGTATATATTTTTATTCCAGTTGTTTTCGTTTAGTTGCTAGTAACTCTTATTAAGTTTTCTAAttattatattgcatgtttaagaCTCTTGGCTATTAGATGATCAGGGTAGGTCATTACAAGagccaaaatttgaaaaatagatAACGTGATCTACTCCAGGCCTACTACAATTCCTGGTACCCTAAGACCCAATACACCAAAAAGCAAGCCCACCACAAAGTGAGGATCATAATCCAGGCTTGATGCCCCATTGAGCCAACAACATGCGAGGGGTAATTGTTTAGCCCAAAAAATGAAGACACTTTTTGGCCCAGATTAAGAAAATATATTTGTCCCTGCTGCTGAGCAAACGTGGGAAGTGCAGCTGAAATGAAAGAAGCCCAAGCTAGAAAACACAAAGCCAAACCAAGAAAATAGAGAAGAGGCCCAAGAGAAAACCAAATGATTGGTCATAGGAGGAAGAATGGAGAAGCTGGACCATGATTTGGGATGACGAAGAAGTGGGGAAGTTGctcaaaattgaaagaaaagaaGACGGCAGAATCAAGGATCAACACATTCAACAATTACTCAATCCAAATCAGGCTCTTAAAGCTCTCGAAGTTTTACAGCATTATTTCTGCAGATTTTCAAGTTCTCGAATTTCCATCTTTTATTTTTCGAATTTTCGTTGCATGTTTCCAGATTATGTTTTGGTAGTTCCCCTGCGTTTCCAGCACCGTACTTTAATATTTTATGGCAAGTTTTTGTCCATATTCGATTTTTTAATGTCAAAGTTAATTTCGATTGATATTACagaattttatttatcaatttttggCGTTTTTCGTTGTTAAACCGAGGAAACTGAGACCGACGGTGGAAACGGAGTTCGTAATTGCTTATGGTAGAAGttaaatttttcaatttttgtcaatttagttaaatttttcaatttttgtcaaTTTTTTGCACGTACGTGTCTGACATGCCTGCAACAGCCACTCATCAATTTTTGTGtgtaaacatatatattttttaaaaaaagatttaaaaaaaattagaaatgtATTGGTTCCGCTATTTGACGTGACGGAAATCAGAGGCATTGTTACATGCACTAACATTTTTCTCTAGAACTGTCAGACGGGCCAACGCATGATTGGCGTGGGCCAGCACACCAAAAAGCCACGATTTGGCAGGCAAGAATGGGTCGGCCCATCATTTCGACGGACtgaaaatcctcaacccaacctaACCCAACCCAAGGTGTGTTGCAGGTACGATGTGTCGGCCCGCGGATTAGctcattataattaattataaatttcatttcataaataaatattaatataaacatattaataaaatttttaattatttatttcacacGTATAAATTTCATATAAAGTAATTAACAAAAACAAATCAcaacatttattttaaaaaatagggaaaatatttttttttggtcaTTAACTTGTTcatatttttggttttggtccattaacttttcaaattctACTAATGTGACACCGAAAAATGTTGACATGTCTAGTTGTCATGTCAGCAATTAgaccaaaataattgaaaattaaaagttagcgtaataaaaccaaattttaaaaaattaaaggatcaaaaccaaaaaaaataaacaatatattgaactaaaaaaaacatttcCCCAAAAAAATACTTATATCTcataaagttaaaaaaaaaataaaaaataatgtgaCGAGATGGATCCGACGAACCCAACCAAATTCACCgctaagattttttttttcccaactATATTTCCGCAGTTAGCGACGGGTTGAATTCCATTCTCGCATTGGGGGAGGGGGAGAGTGAGACCTGCAAATTGCCCAAATCACGCATGTTCATCTACGCGTGGCCATTCTCGCGGAATCGGGGCTCAAGTTTTCTGGTTTAGGCTTTTCGTCGAGAAGGTTAGTCTCATTCAATTTCAGTCTTCTTCTTCACTCTCGGTAGCTAATTTCGCTATTTCATTATGTTTTTTCCGTTCATGATTCAGGGTATTCCAACcaagtttttttaaaagaaaaaattgtgTTGTTATTTTAGTTGTCTTTCTGTTTGTTTTGATGTGAAATGGAAATTGATTAAGATCACAAGACTGTATGCTCAGCGGTATGTCATGATCATGAAGTGTAGATACATTCTTGAGTTGGACTGGTATATTATAGAGCTGTTTTGGGGTTAGTAGGAAAAGTAGTCGAGGCAGTTTTGGAATTGGAAAATGTAAAGCTGCCCTATTTGATCTTTTTTTGTTTATTGGTGTGTCTTATTGAAGCAATTTCCTTTTTGCGTTTATCTGGTTTACAACCAAATGCAGTAAGAATGAGAGAAGCTGATGCTGAACCTGAGAATGTTATGACTGGGGTACACACCAAGAAGTTAAGCCACCAGTGTGGTGAGTGTGACAGTGAGGAAGACCCtgaagaagatcaagaaaacGGATTGTATGAGGAAATTTATGAAGATCCTGAAGATGTCGTGAATGAGGAACCTGAAGAAGCTTCGGAGGAAGAAATACATGGGGAATCTGATGAAGATCCTGAAGATACCATAGTTGAGGTGTCTGAAGATGATCCAGAAGAGGAAATAAATGAGGAAAATGATTGTGCTCTAGAGGACGTAGTATATGAGGAGCCTGATGAAAATCCAGAGGAAGATATGGATGAAGAACCCGAAGAGGAATCAGAAGAGGAAATAGTTGAGGATCTTGAAGATGTTCCAGGAGAAGAAATTGATGAAGAACCTGAAGAAGAATCAGAAGAGGAAATAATTGAGGATCTTGAAGATAAGATGATTCAGAATGAAAAAAACTTGAAGTCCAAATCAGATGATACATTTGCTACAAGCAAATTTGATAGTAAAATAGGACTTATTAGTGTTACTGTCAATGATGATTGTGCTTCTAGACAGCAGGAGCCTagtaaaagttttagaaaacaCAGGCATAGTCGGTGGGATGTCAGAGCTGAAGAGGAAACTCCTTTAATTGATGAGACTAGTAAAAGAAGGAAAACCAGGTGGGATAATGACGATTCTCGAAATTTCTTGTTTCAGGTATCAAGTTCCTTGGAGCTTTCAACTGACCAAGAGGTCTTGAGGTTCAAGAAGAGATTAATGGAAATAAACAAAATGCTGCAAAGTTCGGAGATTAATGGTAAGGAAAATGCAGAAGAAATATCCTCTCCGAAACCAGATAACAATGACCATGGCATGAAGATAAATGCACGTGCACGAAGGAAACTCAAGAAAAGTCAATGAAAAATTTTATCTCAGTTAGCTACACTATTATCCTGTAGAAGTCCTTACCGTTTTACGAAGAAAATTTTTGTTCCTGTGGGGGAGTATCCAACCTATAAATTCATAGGTCTCATTCTTGGACCTAAGGGAAATACCCAAAAGAGAATGGAGAAGGAAACTGGAGCAAAGATACGTCTAAGAGGAAAAGGTTTTGAGGACGGGGACGGGGACGGGGACGGGGACGGGGACCCTTCCATGGCTGATGAATTACATGTCCTCGTGGAGGCTTGCAACCAAAGGGCATTGAATGCTGCCGTGGCTATGGTTGAGAAGCTGCTTATTCCGGTGGCAGATGAGAATAATGAGCACAAGAAAGCTCAGTTAACAGAGCTTGCAAAAATGAGGGGGACATATAAAGATCAAAACACATGCCAGTTGTGCAAGGAGCAAGGTCACAGACAATATGCCTGCCCTCTGAAAGATTCATGTTTTAACGCTGCTTGCTGCGACACATGTGGAAGTTTTGACCATCCCACGTCAAAATGTAAATCAAATGAAAAATCTAACAAAGAGGTGAGCAATTCAACTCTTTATGTTGGCTATCTATCCCAGGTAACTGATGATAAAAGGTTAAAAGAGCTATTCTTGCCGTTTGGTAAAATCATCAAGGCTGCTGTAATCAAGGATCCAACAACAGGTCTCAGTAAAGGTTATGGATTTGTTGAATTCGATAATTCCACTGATGCATCTGCAGCTGTCAAATACATGAATGGGTACAAAATGGAAGGTAAGGTTTTGGCAGTTAGAATAGCTGGGCAGAAACCTGTTCCAGCTCCCCCACCTACATCTGTTCCATCTGTTATTTATGGTCAGACTGCTAACATCTATGGCCCTGAACCATCAATGTTTCCTGGGGCTCAAGTCTCCATCTCAAGCAGCGAAAGTTTATATTTTCCTTATTCTTCTGGTACTGTTGCAAGAACTGTGGGTTCGACCATCCCTCCATATGCTGCGACTAGCACCGTTTACCCGAGAATGAATAATAACAATTTCTCTAGTGGTGAATTTTCTCACCAGATCGCTAGTTCATTTTCCAGTTCAGCAATATCTCAGTTCCACGGTAATCCAGACACCGGTTCCCGGTTCAAGCCATACATCACCAGTTCCCAGTTCAATCCCTACTTCACTAATCCAGCCATGTATGAATTTCAAGCGTTCAGTCAGATTACAGAGACTGaagaaaaatccaattttgGGCAAGGTTCTAGACTTTTTTGATGCGGCACTGTATAAAATGTGTGCCCTGTACTACCTGGAGTTATCCCAGAAATATTcgatagatttttatttttttaagggaAAAAAACACAGAGGATGGGAAGATTGCAAAAACTATTTTAATTTTCAGTTGATTGATTTTCTTTCACTTCCCATGGTTAGAGTTTGTTTATGTTGCTCTCCCTTTTACTCTATTCAAGACATGAATATTGCTTACAGAACATAAAATCGATTTTTGAGATTTCCTAGACAGAAATCAATAAATGCCATACATGGGAAATAAACAAGAATTGAAATGCGATAGATATCCTTCTCAGTCAAGAATCCATCTTGATCAAGCCCACATCTTTCACATTTGTCAATCAAGAGTTTCGATCTCCTATTCGGGCTATGAACAATCTGAGCTCCCTTGCTTTTCTTGCGTGTTCAGGTGAAACATCATTATCCGACTCACTCAACTCAACAACATCAACGCACTTCACATCTCGGTATTCAGAAACGCCACGAGCAAGTACTGATGGTGAAGAGCtcatcaaatcattaatttctttttcagGAAAACTCAAACCAGTTGCATAGCTATCTGAACTGGACCTAACCCCATTGTCCCCTTCGCCTCCTCGACTGTTGACCTTCAACTTGGAACTATGGCGTGTAATTTGGTCAAGCATATCAACTTGGAAGGAGGTACTGATCTCCTCTGGTACTAATCCTCCTATAATATAAAGATTGTTCGTGTCTCGCTCAATATCAAGCAGAAGTTCCTGTAGTTTATCATCAATTTCCTTCAGAACTGTCTTCTCTACTTTCGACTTatgctttggcttcttcttttGAGCTTTCCTTTCATGAAATTCCAGAATCTTTTCGGGACAAGCACTAACACAAAAGGAGAAAGGAATAAGATCCCACTAGTAAGCATGGTAGTTAAAAAATCGCATGTAAGAGCACTCGTTTCCCAAACTAAGGTATCGATCAACTACAATTCGTGGACCCGTCTCCGCCTCACCTCTCCACAAGATCGGCAGGTACCACGGATGCTTTGAGCCCATGCATGTCTTCCCAAGTAACCTCAAAGTAGTCTCTTCCTTGAGATATTCTCTTCTTAACAATGCTAGATACAGGACACTTGACTGGCCTCTGCATTCATTAGCAAAATCATTCCATTCATTCATCTTTTAATCGTGAAGACAATACAAGTTCAAATGAAAACTCCAAGGTTGGAACAAATGCAAATTAAATCTCAAAGTTAAGTGAAACATACGTAGGTTTCTTCATTAAAACAATGAAAAGGTGATACTGAACATAATTTTTGAAGTCTCCCAAATAGGACTtactatttacgaataggtgaAAACAATTTCATCCtcacaaaaaatttataaacCTCCAGTTTGCTCAGAAGATGCGAAAAGATTGTTACCTCGTCTATAGACAAATGGACTCCAAGTTGTGATGAGGTGGAGCGAAGGTTAGAGAATCGCCTCAAGTCTCTTTCAGCAATCTTCGGAAGGATGTATTCGTCTGGGCCGATAAATACACTTTTTCAGAAATGAAAATGTGGTAGAGCACCACTTTACCATTTTACAAATtccattaataaaaaattatctcacttatttttgccattttacaaattttcataaatcgAGAAATTATAACTCCATTCGATTTAAGTCTGTATTACAACATCTACACGTTCAATATTAGCATTATGTGACTGTTTTCAAAGAACACATGCATGCACATAGAAACACATACAGTTCACATATAGACACATACGGTAGTAGGTTGCTAAATTAGAACCTGTTTTTTCTGGAGGCCAGTCAAAAAACTGAGTACATATCTGATGCAACTGGCCACGACTGAAGGGATACAAAGAAAGAGCCCTGTCGAGACGAAATATAGAGATGAATGGGAAGATTATTTTTCCATTTTATTCattgttattgaattgaaagCATTACACCTGCAAACGTGCTTCTTCAAAGATTAGGTCCCCAAACGTCATATTCACAAAATGAGAGATGACTTGATTAACCTGCAAACGGCATCTGATTCTGCAGAATGGCATTTTGGCTTCAAGTATGCATCAATTACTTCCAAAAAGTGATTGTCGGTAGGCAGATTACACCCATTCCCTAAATCATGTAGTGATATTAAAGGGGGGGACAGGTAGTAGCAATCCATTGGTTCTATAAAATGCATGACAGaagattttgttgttgttgaatGCCCAGAATTTTGTAAGGGTCTTCGTAAATCTGACAAAATGTCAAAATCTTACAACTATCTAGACCAAGAGATGATAAATACCATCCTTTATAAACTAACCATCAAACTCAGACTTGAGAATGGCAAAGTGCTCTTCATGTTTGCTAGTTAGAGTTTGTCCCTTTCTTTTGGagctctttttcttttttacaATTGGCAATCCCTCTAATGCAAGACGCTGAAGAACAGCCGAATCACCAACAGATTTGACAAACTGACAAGCTGACTCCTACATCCGGAAAAACTATAGATCATGTATAGGAGTCTAATGGCAGATTTTGGTAGCAAAATGTGGTGGAACAGAAATATCTTAACCTCACCAGTCCGAAACCACGAACTCCTTGTGTATAATCACTGCCAAGAAGAACAGCTAAAGAAATCTGAAGATCACAACATTTTAAAAGGGACTTGTGCAAAAATTATGAGTCTTCAATTACATCACAAGAGAAAGTGAAATTACCAAGGAATTTCTTCCAAATTCGAGAAATCTCTCAATATCATCCATTTCATAGCAAACGACGTAACCACCTTCTCCTGAATAAAAGAAATGGCATTAGCACGAGTATGTGATACCAGAGATACTGATACTAAGAGAATTTATCACTCACCAAGACAAATATCTCTGTAGACTGTTCTTGCCCCAAACAAAAAAGCATCAGAATCTGTCGTGAAACATCCATCCTGATGAACCGAAGAAGTGAAGGTTGCATAATCATAATAATTCggttaaaaaagaaaagaaatgttTCCCATTAGTCACATAATTGAAACATCGTTAGAGAATCACCAATGGGCACGGGCACATccaaaaaaatctaaaattcaaAGTCTTGAATGTAGGGATTTTTGAGAAACTAACACATA comes from Henckelia pumila isolate YLH828 chromosome 4, ASM3356847v2, whole genome shotgun sequence and encodes:
- the LOC140859785 gene encoding single-strand DNA endonuclease 1 isoform X3 → MGVKNLWDILESCKKTLPLHHLQNKRVCVDLSCWMVQLQSVNRSYCATKEKVYLRGLFHRLRALIALNCSLIFVTDGAIPGVKLSTYRRRLNAENEVILDAANRCKASSIKRNMGSEFSRMIKEAEVLALALGIPCLNGIEEAEAQCALLNLESLCDGCFTTDSDAFLFGARTVYRDICLGEGGYVVCYEMDDIERFLEFGRNSLISLAVLLGSDYTQGVRGFGLESACQFVKSVGDSAVLQRLALEGLPIVKKKKSSKRKGQTLTSKHEEHFAILKSEFDGNGCNLPTDNHFLEVIDAYLKPKCHSAESDAVCRALSLYPFSRGQLHQICTQFFDWPPEKTDEYILPKIAERDLRRFSNLRSTSSQLGVHLSIDERPVKCPVSSIVKKRISQGRDYFEVTWEDMHGLKASVVPADLVESACPEKILEFHERKAQKKKPKHKSKVEKTVLKEIDDKLQELLLDIERDTNNLYIIGGLVPEEISTSFQVDMLDQITRHSSKLKVNSRGGEGDNGVRSSSDSYATGLSFPEKEINDLMSSSPSVLARGVSEYRDVKCVDVVELSESDNDVSPEHARKARELRLFIARIGDRNS
- the LOC140859785 gene encoding single-strand DNA endonuclease 1 isoform X2, which encodes MGVKNLWDILESCKKTLPLHHLQNKRVCVDLSCWMVQLQSVNRSYCATKEKVYLRGLFHRLRALIALNCSLIFVTDGAIPGVKLSTYRRRLNAENEVILDAANRCKASSIKRNMGSEFSRMIKEAEVLALALGIPCLNGIEEAEAQCALLNLESLCVSFSKIPTFKTLNFRFFWMCPCPLDGCFTTDSDAFLFGARTVYRDICLGEGGYVVCYEMDDIERFLEFGRNSLISLAVLLGSDYTQGVRGFGLESACQFVKSVGDSAVLQRLALEGLPIVKKKKSSKRKGQTLTSKHEEHFAILKSEFDGNGCNLPTDNHFLEVIDAYLKPKCHSAESDAVCRALSLYPFSRGQLHQICTQFFDWPPEKTDEYILPKIAERDLRRFSNLRSTSSQLGVHLSIDERPVKCPVSSIVKKRISQGRDYFEVTWEDMHGLKASVVPADLVESACPEKILEFHERKAQKKKPKHKSKVEKTVLKEIDDKLQELLLDIERDTNNLYIIGGLVPEEISTSFQVDMLDQITRHSSKLKVNSRGGEGDNGVRSSSDSYATGLSFPEKEINDLMSSSPSVLARGVSEYRDVKCVDVVELSESDNDVSPEHARKARELRLFIARIGDRNS
- the LOC140859785 gene encoding single-strand DNA endonuclease 1 isoform X1, producing MGVKNLWDILESCKKTLPLHHLQNKRVCVDLSCWMVQLQSVNRSYCATKEKVYLRGLFHRLRALIALNCSLIFVTDGAIPGVKLSTYRRRLNAENEVILDAANRCKASSIKRNMGSEFSRMIKEAEVLALALGIPCLNGIEEAEAQCALLNLESLCDGCFTTDSDAFLFGARTVYRDICLGEGGYVVCYEMDDIERFLEFGRNSLISLAVLLGSDYTQGVRGFGLESACQFVKSVGDSAVLQRLALEGLPIVKKKKSSKRKGQTLTSKHEEHFAILKSEFDDLRRPLQNSGHSTTTKSSVMHFIEPMDCYYLSPPLISLHDLGNGCNLPTDNHFLEVIDAYLKPKCHSAESDAVCRALSLYPFSRGQLHQICTQFFDWPPEKTDEYILPKIAERDLRRFSNLRSTSSQLGVHLSIDERPVKCPVSSIVKKRISQGRDYFEVTWEDMHGLKASVVPADLVESACPEKILEFHERKAQKKKPKHKSKVEKTVLKEIDDKLQELLLDIERDTNNLYIIGGLVPEEISTSFQVDMLDQITRHSSKLKVNSRGGEGDNGVRSSSDSYATGLSFPEKEINDLMSSSPSVLARGVSEYRDVKCVDVVELSESDNDVSPEHARKARELRLFIARIGDRNS